DNA from Arcobacter lacus:
GTGTTATAGATTATATTTGGTGTTTGACTAACATTCTCTTGTTTTTTTGGAAAAAACTCTACAAATGTTACTCCTTTTGCTTTTAGCAAAAAACCTAATATTAATAATACTGTTGATACTATCCCCATTACTATTAGAAAGCTTGTTACTAATTCTAGTATCGTACTTAGCCCTTCCATATTTCTCTCCGTGGTTACCATTTGTAAATATGAGTGTAATCATATATAAAAGTTGCTTTAGTAATATTTATATTTTTATTGTTTTTTGAAAAATTTTAAAATTTAATAGTTTTTACAATTTATAGAATTTTTTCACCAAATTCATAAATAAAATTGTCAACTCTTCTAAAGAAATTTATAACACTATCTTTAGTTTCTACTATTTTTCTTGACATAATATTATCCTTTAAATAAAATATTTCAAATTATATAAAAAATTAATAATTTACTTGAAAAATATTTCAAATTGTAATATAATTTTGAGAAATAAAAAAAGGAGCTAAAATGTTTATTGTTGATGAGATTATAGAAAAACTAAAAGATATTATAAGTGCAGATGGAAAAAATGGAAAAGTATTCGATAAAGATGTAGCTAAATCTTTAGAATTAAGTCAAGCAAATTTTGCTACTATGAAAAATAGAGGAAAAATTCCTTTTACAAATATTTTAAACTTTTGTGCTAAAAAAAAGATATCTATAAATTGGCTTTTATACAATCAAAATCCAGATTCATTAGTTGATGCAACAGATAAATATTGGATAAAATATTATCCTTCTGTTTCCGTTAGTGCTGGTGGTGGAGCTTATGAAAGTGAAGATAACTATGAATCTTTAGAGTTACCAACATATTTTGTTAGTATGTTGGGTGGAAATGAAAATTTAAAAAATATTGATGCTATAAATGTAATTGGAGATTCTATGGAACCAACATTAAATAGTGACAATATAATATTTATTGATAAAACAAAAAATGATGTATCAAGAGATGGAATTTATGCTTTTACTACAATTCATGGTTTATTTGTAAAAAGAATACAAAGACGAGTTGATGGGAAACTAGATATTATTTCTGATAACAAAGATTATCCATCACAAGTTTTAAATAAAAATGATTTAGAAATTTTAGGAAAAGTGATAAGCTCTTTTGGATTAGTTTACTAATCTTAAAAGAGTGTTGGGAATTTTTGTGATTTTAAAAAATAGTTTATTACACATTTATAATTAAATCCCATAATATAAACAGCATTGAATTTTAAGCTTTTTAAAATTGGTTTTAACTCTTCTAAATCTTTTATGATAATTTGTTCATCTTTATCCAGAAAATCGACATAAAAATTTGAAATAAAAATAGCTTTTGCATATTTATATTTTTCTTTTATATATAAAATCTCTTTTTTATATAAATCTTCATTGTTTTGACAAATTATAAATTTATCACTTTTACCAAATTCTATAAGATTGAAATTTTTATCTAAAAAAAGAGCTTTTAAGTTATGAAAAGCTTTTAATTTTGAGAAATCTATATTTTGATTTAGAAAATTATAAACTTTTATAAAATTTGTAAGATATAAACTTGAAATCTTCAATCTTGAAAAATATCTTTCTTTATATGAAAAAGATGTTTCAAACAAAGAGTGTTCCGTTAAATTTTCTATATTTTCAACTAAAACTATATCATTGAAATCACTATTGTTTGGGTAAAGTTTATCTAGAATTGTTTTATCTGAACAGATAAGAATATCATCATTTTCTATATTTTCTAATTGTTTAAAAAAGTTTTCCAATCTATTTGGAATTAGTTTTATAGCTTTTTCGAAGTTATTTGAATATATTTTTAGTAAATCATAAGTCTCTTTTTCACAAAAATAAGCTTTTAAATTTTTAGTAGATAAGTTAAAACGAATTAATTTTATTATGGCTAAATCAATATTTTCAACT
Protein-coding regions in this window:
- a CDS encoding S24 family peptidase, with product MFIVDEIIEKLKDIISADGKNGKVFDKDVAKSLELSQANFATMKNRGKIPFTNILNFCAKKKISINWLLYNQNPDSLVDATDKYWIKYYPSVSVSAGGGAYESEDNYESLELPTYFVSMLGGNENLKNIDAINVIGDSMEPTLNSDNIIFIDKTKNDVSRDGIYAFTTIHGLFVKRIQRRVDGKLDIISDNKDYPSQVLNKNDLEILGKVISSFGLVY
- a CDS encoding peptidoglycan synthetase — encoded protein: MQISSILDIVDGKLLNSPSISFIYSIKTNVSKVKEGDLFIVKDPNEIEIALKNGAFAILIEENHLILDNEIAWIKVENIDLAIIKLIRFNLSTKNLKAYFCEKETYDLLKIYSNNFEKAIKLIPNRLENFFKQLENIENDDILICSDKTILDKLYPNNSDFNDIVLVENIENLTEHSLFETSFSYKERYFSRLKISSLYLTNFIKVYNFLNQNIDFSKLKAFHNLKALFLDKNFNLIEFGKSDKFIICQNNEDLYKKEILYIKEKYKYAKAIFISNFYVDFLDKDEQIIIKDLEELKPILKSLKFNAVYIMGFNYKCVINYFLKSQKFPTLF